Proteins from one Camelina sativa cultivar DH55 chromosome 8, Cs, whole genome shotgun sequence genomic window:
- the LOC104709718 gene encoding receptor-like protein 12, giving the protein MDQSAAVVKNHIEKPFVFRGVDFKRWQQKMLFYLTTLNLAQYVTSEAPELPVEGDISDEIIKASEAWTQNEFLCNNYILNALDDSLYDVYHIFQSPKQLWESLEKKYKSEVASAKKIIVGKFLNFKMSDTIPVVKQVEEIQVTAHELKDEVKLKTFDVQNNSLSSKIPDGIGNLVSLSVLSLSLNKLSGGIPSSIRNLKNLETLELENTNGLSGQIPTAWLFGLQKLEILRLGGNKLQWDNNGFSFLQSKLTHLSLRSCGLQGNIPDWLKNQTSLVYLDLSMNRLEGRFPAWLSNLTIGIIILSDNRLSGSLPPHLFQSGSLSCLVLSRNNFSGQIPDTTPISSSIRVLMLSENNFTGSVPNSITKGYTTLLDLSKNRLSGEFPRFGLPKNRLSGEFPGLGPYLVWLDISSNEFSGDIPSYFGSAISMLLMNDNNFNGEFPKNFRNLSRLIRLDLHDNKISGEFASLTSRLPYSLEVLSLRNNSLKGSIPESISNLTRLQVLDLSENNLDGYLPSSLRNLTCMIKSPVSSSSAMRLLFSFNTDVERLIDIKAKNIFSLVVNWKKSKQVIFQRNFYLYTLIDLSKNKLHGEIPASLGNLKSLKLLNLSNNEFSGSIPQSFGDLDTLESLDLSHNNLIGEIPKTLSKLSELNTLDLSNNKLTGRIPEGPQLDRLNDPNIYANNSEICGVQIQVPCSTQEMEPSNEEEEETMFSWKAAAIGCICGFLIALVFMYNEKMWK; this is encoded by the exons ATGGATCAATCTGCTGCAGTTGTGAAGAATCACATTGAGAAGCCTTTTGTGTTCCGAGGAGTGGATTTCAAGAGATGGCAGCAAAAGATGTTGTTTTATCTAACAACATTGAATCTGGCACAATACGTGACTTCAGAAGCACCGGAACTACCGGTTGAAGGTGACATTTCAGATGAAATCATCAAGGCATCAGAGGCATGGACACAAAACGAGTTTTTGTGCAACAATTATATTCTTAATGCCTTGGATGATTCTCTCTATGATGTTTATCACATTTTCCAAAGCCCAAAACAGTTGTGGGAATCATTGGAGAAAAAGTACAAGTCTGAAGTTGCAAGTGCCAAGAAAATCATCGTTGGAAAGTTTCTGAATTTTAAGATGAGTGACACCATTCCAGTGGTGAAACAAGTTGAAGAAATTCAAGTAACTGCTCATGAATTGAAGGATGAGG TGAAGCTCAAAACGTTTGATGTTCAGAACAATTCCTTGTCTTCTAAGATTCCAGACGGTATTGGGAACTTAGTCAGTCTATCAGTTCTGTCTTTGAGCTTGAATAAGTTGTCGGGTGGAATTCCATCGTCGATTCGGAATCTGAAAAATCTTGAAACCCTTGAGCTTGAGAATACCAATGGCTTGTCAGGTCAGATTCCCACAGCTTGGTTGTTTGGTCTTCAGAAGCTGGAGATATTGCGGCTTGGAGGAAACAAACTCCAGTGGGACAACAATGGTTTTTCCTTTCTACAGTCTAAGTTAACACATCTGTCACTTAGGTCTTGTGGCTTACAAGGGAATATTCCGGATTGgctcaagaatcaaacaagtcTTGTTTACTTGGATTTGAGCATGAACAGACTCGAAGGACGTTTCCCCGCATGGCTATCTAATCTGACCATTGGAATAATAATTTTGTCAGACAACAGACTCTCAGGCTCACTGCCTCCACATTTGTTTCAGTCTGGGAGCTTATCATGTCTTGTACTATCAAGGAACAATTTCTCTGGTCAGATCCCTGATACGACTCCCATATCATCATCTATCAGGGTACTCATGTTGTCTGAAAACAACTTCACAGGATCAGTACCAAATTCTATTACAAAAGGCTACACGACGTTGTTGGACTTGTCTAAGAATAGATTATCAGGTGAATTCCCAAGGTTTGGTCTGCCCAAGAATAGATTATCAGGTGAATTCCCGGGGTTAGGTCCATACCTTGTGTGGCTCGATATATCTTCCAACGAGTTCTCTGGGGATATTCCATCTTACTTCGGGAGTGCCATTAGTATGCTCTTAATGAATGACAACAATTTCAATGGTGAATTTCCTAAGAACTTCAGAAATCTCTCACGTCTGATCCGTCTTGATCTCCATGACAACAAAATCTCTGGAGAGTTTGCGAGTTTAACCTCCCGGTTGCCTTATTCTCTAGAGGTTCTTAGCCTGAGAAACAATTCCCTTAAAGGTTCAATCCCAGAGAGCATATCAAATCTCACAAGGCTTCAGGTCTTAGATCTCTCTGAGAACAATCTGGATGGATATCTCCCTTCATCTCTTAGGAATCTTACATGCATGATAAAATCTCCTGTGAGCTCATCTTCGGCTATGCGTCTCCTTTTCAGCTTCAATACCGACGTAGAAAGGTTAATAGAcatcaaagcaaaaaatatatttagtctTGTAGTGAACtggaagaaatcaaaacaagttATTTTCCAGAGAAATTTCTACCTCTACACTCTCATAGATCTCTCCAAGAACAAGCTACACGGAGAAATCCCAGCGTCTTTAGGCAATCTCAAAAGCCTAAAGCTTTTGAACCTCTCCAACAATGAGTTCTCGGGATCAATCCCACAAAGTTTTGGAGATCTTGACACGCTAGAGAGCTTAGACCTTTCACACAACAACCTCATTGGCGAAATCCCGAAAACGTTATCCAAGCTAAGCGAGCTGAATACTTTAGATTTGAGTAACAACAAGCTTACAGGTAGGATCCCTGAAGGTCCTCAGCTAGACAGATTGAATGATCCAAACATTTACGCCAACAACAGCGAAATCTGTGGAGTGCAAATCCAAGTACCATGCTCTACGCAGGAGATGGAGCCatcaaatgaagaagaagaggaaacaatGTTTTCATGGAAAGCTGCAGCCATAGGTTGTATTTGTGGATTTCTTATAGCACTTGTGTTTATGTACAATGAGAAGATGTGGAAGTAA
- the LOC104707585 gene encoding chromatin remodeling protein EBS-like, which translates to MSDRKPAKVHHGDITVPDVSGTSWLRKPNDSLHIAYQFDGRDPPWLENFIVVRVGDCVHWMLVSGKPPSVARVEKIEADARNNVKVHCRWYYLPPRKMYCKCEMPYNPNDLIVHCEGCGF; encoded by the exons ATGTCGGATAGAAAGCCGGCCAAGGTTCATCATGGGGACATAACGGTGCCAGACGTAAGCGGGACATCGTGGCTGAGAAAGCCAAACGATTCCTTACATATAGCTTACCAATTCGACGGTAGAGATCCGCCATGGCTGGAAAATTTCATTGTCGTTAGAG TGGGCGATTGTGTCCATTGGATGCTGGTAAGCGGTAAGCCTCCATCTGTGGCGCGTGTTGAGAAGATTGAAGCAGATGCTAGGAACAATGTGAAGGTGCATTGTCGTTGGTATTACCTTCCTCCAAGGAAAAT GTACTGCAAATGTGAAATGCCGTATAACCCAAATGATCTGATTGTGCACTGTGAAGGGTGCGGTTTTTGA
- the LOC104707584 gene encoding LRR receptor-like serine/threonine-protein kinase GSO1 isoform X2 yields MLKPCPLSCLLFIFFFVFFIPKLSFSCPQDQRQSLLEFKNLLMTHNVNNSKAEIDLMGHFKTWRPNSDCCKWQLVRCNARSPSREVIGLDLSAISDYGKADLIYTQNMVSVSLSILRPVLRINSLVTLDISHNYIQGEIPGDAFENMTRLISLNMSYNLFKCSIPPNLFSLKNLQYLNISLSGFEGEMHGDAFLNLPRLISLDMSYNLFNGSIPPKLFSLKTLKYLNLSLSGFEGEIPGDAFVNLTNLIALDISWNSLNGSIPPTLFSSLKTLQYLNLSQNDFGGEIPGDAFVNLTSLISLDMSRNSLNGSIPHELFSLKTLQRLDLSNNVIGGSLSGDIKKLKNLQELILDENLIGGDIPPEIGSLAELRELSLRKNKFNGSIPLSVSRLTKLTKFDVQNNSLSSEIPEGIGNLVNLSTLSLSMNKLSGGIPLSIQNLKNLETLELENNNGSLREIPTAWLFGLQKLKILRLGGNKLQWSNNAFQQTKLTHLSLRSCDLEGNILDWLKNQTTLAYLDLSMNRLEGSFPEWLINLTIEVIILSDNRLSGPLPPNLFQAQRLSCLLLSRNNFSGQIPDIIGVSQIIVLMLSENNFSGSVPESITKSSLLNLLDLSKNRLSGEFPRFSPESLLVWLDISSNEFSGDVPSYFGESISMLLMSGNNNSGDFPQNFRNLSSLMRLDLHDNKISGGFPNIISRSYSSLEVLSLRNNSLKGPIPEGISNLISLQVTPAIPT; encoded by the exons atgctGAAGCCATGTCCTCTCTCCTGCttgctcttcatcttcttcttcgtcttcttcatacCCAAACTATCTTTCTCTTGCCCACAAGACCAAAGACAATCCCTTCTCGAGTTCAAGAACCTGCTGATGACTCACAATGTCAACAACTCCAAAGCTGAAATCGACTTAATGGGACATTTCAAGACATGGAGGCCAAACTCCGATTGCTGCAAATGGCAACTTGTGAGATGTAACGCTCGTTCGCCTTCAAGAGAAGTGATAGGCCTAGATCTGAGCGCTATTTCCGATTATGGCAAGGCGGACCTCATTTATACACAGAACATGGTCTCAGTGAGTTTAAGCATTCTGAGACCGGTCCTGCGTATAAATTCTCTCGTTACGCTTGATATCTCGCATAATTACATACAAGGAGAGATTCCTGGAGATGCGTTTGAGAATATGACCAGGTTAATCTCTCTTAACATGAGTTATAATCTCTTTAAATGCTCTATCCCTCCTAATTTGTTCTCTTTGAAGAATCTTCAGTATCTTAACATAAGCCTGAGTGGTTTTGAAGGAGAGATGCATGGAGATGCGTTTTTGAACTTGCCACGGTTGATCTCCCTTGACATGAGTTATAATCTCTTTAACGGCTCTATACCTCCTAAGTTGTTCTCTTTGAAGACTCTTAAGTATCTTAACTTAAGCTTAAGTGGTTTTGAAGGAGAGATTCCTGGAGATGCGTTTGTGAACTTGACCAACTTGATCGCTCTTGACATTAGTTGGAATAGCTTGAACGGCTCTATACCTCCTACATTGTTCTCCTCTTTGAAGACTCTTCAATATCTAAACTTAAGCCAGAATGATTTTGGAGGAGAGATTCCTGGAGATGCGTTTGTGAACTTGACCAGCTTGATCTCTCTTGACATGAGTAGGAATAGCTTGAACGGCTCTATTCCTCATGAATTGTTCTCTTTGAAGACTCTTCAGCGTCTTGACTTAAGCAACAATGTTATAGGGGGTTCGTTGAGTGGTGACATCAAAAAGCTCAAGAATCTGCAGGAACTGATCTTAGATGAGAATCTCATCGGTGGAGACATTCCTCCAGAAATAG GTAGTCTTGCCGAACTTCGGGAGCTGAGTTTGAGGAAGAACAAGTTCAATGGTTCTATACCGTTGTCGGTATCACGTTTAACCAAGCTCACTAAGTTTGATGTTCAGAACAATTCCTTGTCTTCTGAGATTCCAGAGGGTATTGGGAACTTAGTCAATCTATCGACTCTGTCTTTGAGCATGAACAAATTGTCGGGTGGAATTCCATTGTCGATTCAGAATCTGAAAAACCTTGAAACCCTTGAGCTTGAGAATAACAATGGCTCGTTACGTGAGATTCCCACAGCTTGGTTGTTTGGTCTTCAGAAGCTGAAGATACTGCGGCTTGGAGGAAACAAACTGCAATGGAGCAACAATGCCTTTCAACAGACTAAGTTAACACATCTGTCACTTAGATCTTGTGACTTAGAAGGGAATATTCTGGATTGGCTCAAGAATCAAACAACTCTTGCTTACTTGGATTTAAGCATGAACAGACTCGAAGGAAGTTTCCCCGAATGGCTAATTAATCTGACAATCGAAGTCATAATTTTGTCAGACAACAGACTCTCAGGCCCACTGCCTCCAAATTTGTTTCAGGCTCAGAGGTTATCATGTCTTTTACTGTCAAGGAACAACTTCTCTGGTCAGATCCCTGATATAATTGGCGTATCACAGATCATAGTACTCATGCTGTCTGAAAACAACTTCTCAGGATCAGTACCAGAGTCTATTACAAAGAGCTCCTTGCTGAATTTGTTGGATTTGTCAAAGAATAGATTATCAGGTGAATTCCCGAGGTTCAGTCCCGAGTCACTCCTTGTGTGGCTCGATATATCTTCCAACGAGTTCTCTGGGGATGTTCCATCTTACTTTGGGGAGTCCATCAGTATGCTCTTAATGAGTGGCAACAATAATAGTGGCGATTTTCCTCAGAATTTCAGAAATCTCTCAAGTCTGATGCGTCTTGATCTCCATGACAACAAAATCTCTGGGGGCTTCCCGAATATTATATCCCGGTCTTATTCTTCTCTAGAGGTTCTGAGCCTGAGAAACAATTCCCTCAAAGGTCCAATCCCAGAAGGCATATCAAATCTCATAAGCCTTCAG GTTACACCAGCAATACCGACGTAG
- the LOC104707584 gene encoding leucine-rich repeat receptor protein kinase MSL1-like isoform X1, protein MLKPCPLSCLLFIFFFVFFIPKLSFSCPQDQRQSLLEFKNLLMTHNVNNSKAEIDLMGHFKTWRPNSDCCKWQLVRCNARSPSREVIGLDLSAISDYGKADLIYTQNMVSVSLSILRPVLRINSLVTLDISHNYIQGEIPGDAFENMTRLISLNMSYNLFKCSIPPNLFSLKNLQYLNISLSGFEGEMHGDAFLNLPRLISLDMSYNLFNGSIPPKLFSLKTLKYLNLSLSGFEGEIPGDAFVNLTNLIALDISWNSLNGSIPPTLFSSLKTLQYLNLSQNDFGGEIPGDAFVNLTSLISLDMSRNSLNGSIPHELFSLKTLQRLDLSNNVIGGSLSGDIKKLKNLQELILDENLIGGDIPPEIGSLAELRELSLRKNKFNGSIPLSVSRLTKLTKFDVQNNSLSSEIPEGIGNLVNLSTLSLSMNKLSGGIPLSIQNLKNLETLELENNNGSLREIPTAWLFGLQKLKILRLGGNKLQWSNNAFQQTKLTHLSLRSCDLEGNILDWLKNQTTLAYLDLSMNRLEGSFPEWLINLTIEVIILSDNRLSGPLPPNLFQAQRLSCLLLSRNNFSGQIPDIIGVSQIIVLMLSENNFSGSVPESITKSSLLNLLDLSKNRLSGEFPRFSPESLLVWLDISSNEFSGDVPSYFGESISMLLMSGNNNSGDFPQNFRNLSSLMRLDLHDNKISGGFPNIISRSYSSLEVLSLRNNSLKGPIPEGISNLISLQVLDLSENNLDGYLPSSLGNLTCMIMSRVSSSLLSMRVGYTSNTDVESLIDIKTQDIFSLVVNWKKSKQVLFQRNFYLYTLIDLSKNKLHGDIPASLGSLKSLKVLNLSNNEFSGSIPQSFGDLDKLESLDLSHNNLCGRIPKTLSKLRELNTLDLSNNKLAGRIPEGPQLDRLNDPNIYVNNSKICGMQIQVPCSTQKKKPPHEEEEEEEDEEEEIMFSWKAAAIGCPCGFLITLVFMYSNGMWK, encoded by the exons atgctGAAGCCATGTCCTCTCTCCTGCttgctcttcatcttcttcttcgtcttcttcatacCCAAACTATCTTTCTCTTGCCCACAAGACCAAAGACAATCCCTTCTCGAGTTCAAGAACCTGCTGATGACTCACAATGTCAACAACTCCAAAGCTGAAATCGACTTAATGGGACATTTCAAGACATGGAGGCCAAACTCCGATTGCTGCAAATGGCAACTTGTGAGATGTAACGCTCGTTCGCCTTCAAGAGAAGTGATAGGCCTAGATCTGAGCGCTATTTCCGATTATGGCAAGGCGGACCTCATTTATACACAGAACATGGTCTCAGTGAGTTTAAGCATTCTGAGACCGGTCCTGCGTATAAATTCTCTCGTTACGCTTGATATCTCGCATAATTACATACAAGGAGAGATTCCTGGAGATGCGTTTGAGAATATGACCAGGTTAATCTCTCTTAACATGAGTTATAATCTCTTTAAATGCTCTATCCCTCCTAATTTGTTCTCTTTGAAGAATCTTCAGTATCTTAACATAAGCCTGAGTGGTTTTGAAGGAGAGATGCATGGAGATGCGTTTTTGAACTTGCCACGGTTGATCTCCCTTGACATGAGTTATAATCTCTTTAACGGCTCTATACCTCCTAAGTTGTTCTCTTTGAAGACTCTTAAGTATCTTAACTTAAGCTTAAGTGGTTTTGAAGGAGAGATTCCTGGAGATGCGTTTGTGAACTTGACCAACTTGATCGCTCTTGACATTAGTTGGAATAGCTTGAACGGCTCTATACCTCCTACATTGTTCTCCTCTTTGAAGACTCTTCAATATCTAAACTTAAGCCAGAATGATTTTGGAGGAGAGATTCCTGGAGATGCGTTTGTGAACTTGACCAGCTTGATCTCTCTTGACATGAGTAGGAATAGCTTGAACGGCTCTATTCCTCATGAATTGTTCTCTTTGAAGACTCTTCAGCGTCTTGACTTAAGCAACAATGTTATAGGGGGTTCGTTGAGTGGTGACATCAAAAAGCTCAAGAATCTGCAGGAACTGATCTTAGATGAGAATCTCATCGGTGGAGACATTCCTCCAGAAATAG GTAGTCTTGCCGAACTTCGGGAGCTGAGTTTGAGGAAGAACAAGTTCAATGGTTCTATACCGTTGTCGGTATCACGTTTAACCAAGCTCACTAAGTTTGATGTTCAGAACAATTCCTTGTCTTCTGAGATTCCAGAGGGTATTGGGAACTTAGTCAATCTATCGACTCTGTCTTTGAGCATGAACAAATTGTCGGGTGGAATTCCATTGTCGATTCAGAATCTGAAAAACCTTGAAACCCTTGAGCTTGAGAATAACAATGGCTCGTTACGTGAGATTCCCACAGCTTGGTTGTTTGGTCTTCAGAAGCTGAAGATACTGCGGCTTGGAGGAAACAAACTGCAATGGAGCAACAATGCCTTTCAACAGACTAAGTTAACACATCTGTCACTTAGATCTTGTGACTTAGAAGGGAATATTCTGGATTGGCTCAAGAATCAAACAACTCTTGCTTACTTGGATTTAAGCATGAACAGACTCGAAGGAAGTTTCCCCGAATGGCTAATTAATCTGACAATCGAAGTCATAATTTTGTCAGACAACAGACTCTCAGGCCCACTGCCTCCAAATTTGTTTCAGGCTCAGAGGTTATCATGTCTTTTACTGTCAAGGAACAACTTCTCTGGTCAGATCCCTGATATAATTGGCGTATCACAGATCATAGTACTCATGCTGTCTGAAAACAACTTCTCAGGATCAGTACCAGAGTCTATTACAAAGAGCTCCTTGCTGAATTTGTTGGATTTGTCAAAGAATAGATTATCAGGTGAATTCCCGAGGTTCAGTCCCGAGTCACTCCTTGTGTGGCTCGATATATCTTCCAACGAGTTCTCTGGGGATGTTCCATCTTACTTTGGGGAGTCCATCAGTATGCTCTTAATGAGTGGCAACAATAATAGTGGCGATTTTCCTCAGAATTTCAGAAATCTCTCAAGTCTGATGCGTCTTGATCTCCATGACAACAAAATCTCTGGGGGCTTCCCGAATATTATATCCCGGTCTTATTCTTCTCTAGAGGTTCTGAGCCTGAGAAACAATTCCCTCAAAGGTCCAATCCCAGAAGGCATATCAAATCTCATAAGCCTTCAGGTCTTGGATCTCTCTGAAAACAATCTTGATGGATATCTCCCTTCATCTCTTGGGAATCTTACATGCATGATAATGTCTCGTGTGAGCTCATCGTTGTTGTCTATGCGTGTAGGTTACACCAGCAATACCGACGTAGAAAGTTTAATAGACATCAAAACACAAGATATATTTAGTCTTGTAGTGAACtggaagaaatcaaaacaagttCTTTTCCAGAGAAATTTCTACCTCTACACTCTCATAGATCTCTCAAAGAACAAGCTACACGGAGATATCCCAGCTTCTTTAGGCAGTCTCAAAAGCCTAAAGGTTTTGAACCTCTCCAACAACGAGTTCTCTGGATCAATCCCACAAAGTTTTGGAGATCTTGACAAGCTAGAGAGCTTAGATCTTTCACACAACAACCTCTGTGGAAGAATCCCGAAAACGTTATCCAAGCTAAGAGAGCTGAATACTTTGGATTTGAGTAACAACAAGCTTGCAGGTAGAATTCCTGAAGGTCCTCAGCTAGACAGATTGAATGATCCAAACATTTATGTCAACAACAGCAAAATTTGTGGAATGCAAATCCAAGTACCATGCTCTacgcagaagaagaagccaccacatgaagaagaagaagaagaggaagatgaagaagaggaaataaTGTTTTCATGGAAAGCTGCAGCCATAGGTTGTCCTTGTGGATTTCTTATAACACTTGTATTTATGTACTCCAATGGAATGTGGAAGTAA
- the LOC104707583 gene encoding chromatin remodeling protein EBS has translation MAKTRPGVASSSAKSKLGKKDIDSYTIRGTTKVVRVGDCVLMRPSDAGKPPYVARVEKIEADARNNVKVHCRWYYRPEESLGGRRQFHGAKELFLSDHYDVQSAHTIEGKCIVHTFKNYTRLENVGAEDYYCRFEYKAATGAFTPDRVAVYCKCEMPYNPDDLMVQCEGCKDWYHPACVGMTIEEAKKLEHFVCVECSSDEDGVKRSQNGFASSPTNDLKVEAKRRKR, from the exons ATGGCGAAAACTCGACCTGGTGTGGCTTCTTCATCGGCGAAGAGCAAGCTTGGCAAGAAAGATATCGACTCGTATACTATCAGAGGCACCACCAAAGTTGTTAGAG TGGGTGATTGTGTGTTAATGCGTCCATCGGATGCTGGTAAGCCTCCTTATGTGGCGCGTGTTGAGAAGATTGAAGCAGATGCTAGGAACAATGTGAAGGTGCATTGTCGTTGGTATTACCGTCCTGAGGAATCACTTGGGGGAAGGAGACAGTTCCATGGAGCCAAAGAGCTCTTCTTGTCTGATCACTATGATGTGCAAAGTGCACACACCATCGAAGGGAAATGTATCGTTCACACCTTTAAAAACTACACTAGGCTTGAAAATGTTGGAGCGGAAGATTATTATTGTAGATTCGAGTATAAGGCTGCTACTGGCGCATTTACCCCTGATCGAGTTGCTGT GTACTGCAAATGTGAAATGCCGTATAACCCAGATGATCTGATGGTGCAGTGTGAAGGGTGCAAGGACTG GTATCACCCAGCGTGTGTAGGCATGACGattgaagaagcaaagaagctGGAGCACTTTGTATGTGTTGAATGCAGCTCTGATGAAGATGGAGTCAAAAGATCTCAGAACGGGTTTGCTTCATCACCAACCAATGATCTTAAG